In one Leptospira mtsangambouensis genomic region, the following are encoded:
- a CDS encoding lipid A deacylase LpxR family protein, with protein MKAFRLLFLLVIFNISLNAQTTKVAKKQYPSKKEVLPEIEKSVIEPKDQYQIRLIMENDAFGAFSDRYYTNGSRLEFHMTAGESNPTRRILGYWNDLFVTPSQTTKHLQGFALGQEFYTPTNITKADVSYGDRPYSSRAYFSNSLTTATEDTSITTELEVGMIGPSVGGKSAQMNFHNLIGSPTPQGWDTQIPNSYSGALRTDVRKFHHRFFGTQYNLNLGNIQTDASFGLIFRFGNVDKTPGPGSSALQPGPPILHEDGKGYWYFYINPGGTFQFYNATIQGQMGTDKTYKAQNRQSAFSNWDNYLNNPTPETGEREILYRALAEDNGRNSLQRYILFNEFLVKGTTNPYDIGLNYLIFNNIFNGAEDIERGMRLFLLKNLSDQWDQIPDNARALAIYSIFRPDGGKLPPIIRLYSYEILSQFILDPKQREVLLQLLREEIEYRDDKTYVADLKRAVGFVRAGFVSVSNAGFLFGIHYNYQTIDFQSGKGLPQQHQWLGFQLGKVF; from the coding sequence ATGAAAGCCTTCCGTCTCCTTTTTCTTTTGGTTATTTTTAACATTAGTTTGAATGCCCAAACAACAAAGGTGGCAAAAAAACAATACCCTAGCAAAAAGGAAGTCCTTCCCGAAATTGAAAAATCTGTTATAGAGCCAAAAGACCAATACCAGATTCGACTCATCATGGAAAATGATGCCTTCGGTGCCTTTTCTGACCGTTATTATACCAATGGTTCTCGATTAGAATTTCATATGACTGCCGGGGAATCCAATCCTACCAGAAGAATATTAGGATACTGGAATGATCTATTTGTTACCCCATCTCAAACTACAAAACATCTACAAGGATTTGCATTAGGACAGGAGTTTTATACACCAACTAATATTACGAAGGCGGATGTTTCCTATGGAGACAGGCCATATTCAAGCCGTGCCTACTTTAGTAATTCTTTAACAACCGCAACAGAAGACACAAGTATCACAACAGAACTTGAAGTGGGAATGATTGGACCATCTGTAGGTGGCAAGTCAGCCCAAATGAATTTTCATAACTTAATTGGTTCGCCAACACCGCAAGGTTGGGATACACAAATTCCAAACTCATATTCAGGTGCATTGCGAACTGATGTAAGAAAATTTCATCATCGTTTTTTTGGCACACAATACAATTTGAATCTTGGGAATATCCAAACAGATGCCTCATTTGGACTGATCTTTCGATTTGGAAATGTTGATAAAACACCTGGCCCTGGAAGTTCGGCCTTACAACCCGGTCCTCCCATTCTCCATGAAGATGGGAAAGGATATTGGTATTTTTATATTAATCCCGGAGGAACATTTCAATTTTATAATGCGACCATCCAAGGTCAAATGGGAACAGACAAAACTTACAAAGCACAAAATAGACAATCAGCGTTTAGCAATTGGGATAACTATTTAAATAATCCAACTCCAGAAACTGGTGAAAGAGAAATTCTGTATAGAGCCCTTGCAGAAGATAATGGTAGAAACTCATTACAAAGATATATTTTGTTTAACGAATTTTTAGTAAAAGGGACAACAAATCCCTATGATATTGGACTCAATTATCTAATTTTTAATAATATTTTCAATGGTGCAGAAGATATAGAAAGAGGGATGAGATTATTTTTGCTAAAAAATCTTTCAGACCAATGGGACCAAATACCAGATAACGCTCGTGCTCTGGCTATTTATTCCATCTTTAGACCGGACGGAGGAAAATTACCACCTATCATTAGGCTGTATTCCTATGAAATTTTATCACAATTCATTTTGGATCCAAAACAAAGGGAAGTCTTATTGCAACTGTTACGTGAAGAAATTGAATATAGAGATGATAAAACCTATGTAGCTGATTTAAAACGGGCTGTTGGTTTTGTCCGTGCTGGATTTGTTTCCGTATCCAATGCTGGTTTTTTATTTGGAATTCATTACAACTACCAAACGATCGATTTCCAATCTGGAAAAGGATTGCCCCAACAGCACCAATGGCTGGGATTTCAATTAGGAAAAGTATTTTAA
- a CDS encoding beta strand repeat-containing protein: MKKIHLTPLFMSILILAQCILLPGEDKKSGMESVLLGLGGGSSGNSANLKPGAAIDLNQNGVSDGILTDSNGDGVSDGITLNGNDFPSMILLDTNGDGVPDAIDQNGDGIADYYISVNDLGIITVTTGPNGSGTTVVLVDANKDGVPDGFDTDGDGTANDTTIGQVLTDNVSPTLNLSPSSATSSSNININIQCQDSIAPGSILYTIDGSTPSFSPKVGTTVNPPSKSITFSGDGNYTLKALCRDLAGNVSTVTTGTYTIDSAAPSISVSLSANYISNSAGAIANSTATWTSNKTGTYSIREGSSSCNNGTEVDNGSATASVNKTFTRNAGSHFTSEGNKEYRICVTALGLTGSQTFQITRDDTAPVVTPTPGQGDFSTTTSVTFACSDTGGSGCTKMAYALQSGSAPTNPVINGSTGNITSGTEYTAAVSLSDANSNYLKYIARDSAGNVSAVTTGLYRVDTTVANITINAHPTYIDGTETVSISWQSSKAGTYQLRLGGSSCSTGTALSNGSGNLNITGSVSAGGPDTTSTITNGLFSVGSNTIRICVANLVSNYGSNSLSLTKDTTAPNVSITSPTTSGPHTSGTTVTLSCSDTGGTGCKKTAYSTSGTDPSFSGGSTCTISSGTEYSTAATLPNGSYTIKARSCDQAGNISTVSSLAVSVGPPSAPTISSATVGNTQISIAFSTIAGATSYKVYYGTSSGVTTSNASVSGTSSPIVVTGLTNDTVYYFRLAAIHAGGESSLSTEVNKTPTNLPIVHYCVLQWPNGLIANAGGTTDIVYGRVYHTGISDVAGADNRVAASAGYGPNNTNPITHPHLWVFTPAAFNLQIGNDDEYFTTLTAPSTPGTYRFVFRFSIAGITSTTYCDLDGNGSNSGLSFSDAQMGTLTVN; the protein is encoded by the coding sequence ATGAAAAAGATCCACCTAACTCCACTATTTATGTCCATTCTAATTCTAGCCCAATGTATCTTACTGCCAGGCGAAGACAAAAAATCAGGTATGGAATCTGTTTTGTTAGGTTTAGGTGGAGGTTCTTCAGGGAATTCAGCAAACTTAAAACCCGGTGCAGCGATTGATTTGAATCAAAACGGAGTCTCCGATGGAATTCTCACTGATTCGAATGGAGATGGAGTATCAGACGGGATTACTTTGAATGGAAATGATTTCCCTTCGATGATCTTGCTTGATACAAATGGTGACGGGGTACCTGATGCCATTGACCAAAATGGTGATGGCATTGCCGACTATTATATTTCTGTCAACGACTTAGGGATCATTACAGTCACAACAGGTCCAAACGGCTCTGGCACTACAGTGGTATTAGTTGATGCGAATAAAGATGGGGTACCGGATGGATTTGATACAGATGGAGATGGAACAGCAAATGATACAACGATTGGTCAAGTATTAACAGATAATGTTTCGCCAACATTAAATTTGTCTCCGAGTTCCGCCACCTCCTCCTCCAATATTAACATCAATATCCAGTGCCAAGATTCTATCGCTCCAGGTTCTATTCTTTATACGATCGATGGAAGTACTCCTTCTTTTTCACCTAAGGTTGGTACAACGGTAAATCCTCCAAGTAAATCGATTACTTTTTCCGGTGATGGAAATTATACATTAAAAGCATTATGTAGAGACCTTGCAGGGAACGTATCAACAGTCACTACAGGAACTTATACAATTGATTCAGCAGCTCCTTCAATTTCTGTATCGCTTTCAGCAAATTATATTAGTAATTCAGCAGGAGCCATCGCCAACTCAACTGCTACTTGGACTTCTAATAAAACCGGAACTTACAGTATTAGAGAAGGCTCATCCTCTTGTAACAATGGAACGGAAGTTGACAATGGATCTGCAACCGCTAGTGTAAATAAAACTTTCACAAGAAACGCAGGGTCTCATTTCACTTCAGAAGGAAATAAAGAATATAGAATTTGTGTCACTGCTTTAGGACTCACTGGGTCTCAAACATTTCAGATCACTCGAGATGATACAGCACCGGTCGTCACACCTACTCCTGGTCAGGGAGATTTTTCCACGACGACATCTGTTACTTTCGCTTGTTCTGATACTGGCGGATCTGGTTGTACAAAAATGGCGTATGCATTGCAATCAGGTTCTGCACCTACAAATCCAGTGATCAACGGATCCACAGGAAATATCACATCCGGAACAGAATACACAGCAGCCGTTTCACTTTCCGACGCAAATTCAAATTACCTAAAGTACATTGCAAGGGATTCTGCAGGAAATGTAAGTGCCGTTACCACCGGACTGTATAGAGTCGATACAACTGTTGCCAACATTACAATCAACGCCCATCCTACTTACATAGATGGAACGGAAACGGTTTCAATATCTTGGCAAAGTTCCAAAGCAGGAACTTACCAATTGCGTTTAGGTGGCTCAAGTTGTTCTACAGGAACGGCATTGTCGAACGGATCTGGAAATCTCAATATAACTGGAAGTGTTTCTGCAGGCGGTCCAGACACCACATCCACCATTACAAATGGTCTCTTTTCTGTCGGATCAAATACAATTCGAATCTGCGTTGCAAACCTAGTTTCTAATTATGGATCCAATTCTCTTTCACTTACCAAGGATACAACAGCACCAAACGTTAGTATCACTTCTCCTACAACTAGTGGACCACATACCAGTGGAACCACCGTTACCTTAAGTTGCAGTGATACTGGCGGAACAGGCTGCAAAAAAACTGCATACTCAACTTCAGGAACCGACCCATCTTTTAGTGGTGGATCGACCTGCACAATTTCTAGTGGCACAGAATATTCAACAGCTGCTACTTTACCAAACGGAAGTTATACGATAAAAGCAAGAAGTTGTGACCAAGCTGGAAATATATCAACTGTTTCCAGCTTGGCTGTGTCAGTAGGACCACCATCCGCACCAACCATCTCGTCTGCCACCGTAGGCAACACTCAAATCTCCATTGCATTTTCGACAATTGCGGGAGCCACTAGTTACAAAGTCTATTATGGAACTTCGTCTGGGGTTACGACAAGTAATGCCTCGGTTTCCGGCACATCCTCTCCTATTGTTGTGACTGGACTTACCAACGATACAGTATATTACTTTCGTTTGGCGGCAATCCATGCCGGCGGAGAAAGTTCTCTCAGTACCGAAGTAAATAAAACACCAACGAATTTACCAATTGTACATTATTGTGTCTTACAATGGCCAAATGGTCTCATCGCAAATGCTGGTGGAACCACTGACATCGTTTATGGTAGAGTTTACCACACAGGAATCTCTGACGTAGCGGGAGCTGATAACAGGGTTGCGGCAAGTGCGGGTTATGGCCCAAATAATACAAACCCGATCACCCACCCTCATTTATGGGTGTTTACACCCGCAGCTTTTAACCTTCAGATTGGTAACGACGATGAGTATTTCACTACCCTGACTGCACCGTCAACACCAGGTACATATCGATTTGTTTTTCGGTTTTCCATCGCTGGCATCACTTCAACCACCTACTGTGATTTAGATGGAAACGGTTCCAATTCCGGTCTTTCCTTTTCAGATGCCCAAATGGGAACTTTGACAGTCAATTAA
- a CDS encoding DUF3817 domain-containing protein: protein MYTLLQTKLGRFRILAFLEGLSFLTILFVTMPLKYLYQNPEPNKIVGLVHGLLFLLYLVELFQVKVELGWKLKKTFLAALASVLPFGTFVAERYLYLKDDSKEDT, encoded by the coding sequence TTGTATACTTTACTCCAAACAAAATTAGGAAGATTTCGCATTTTGGCTTTTTTGGAAGGCCTTTCATTTCTCACAATTCTCTTTGTGACCATGCCTCTCAAGTATCTGTATCAAAATCCAGAACCGAATAAGATCGTTGGTCTTGTCCACGGATTATTATTCCTTTTGTATTTGGTGGAACTGTTCCAAGTCAAAGTGGAATTAGGTTGGAAACTGAAAAAAACTTTTTTAGCTGCCCTGGCCTCCGTTCTTCCATTTGGAACCTTTGTCGCTGAACGTTATTTATATTTGAAAGATGATTCGAAAGAGGATACGTAA
- a CDS encoding neutral/alkaline non-lysosomal ceramidase N-terminal domain-containing protein, with protein MHFRISLIVLFCFTLSLHSEEKPVYSAAMAKKDITGPSVGVMFWGYAREDQTGLGIHTRQYARSLVIRDQSSKKLLAYVTAEVGGIPFEIQRDVVKRLQLELDPSFNYGNVLINASHTHSGPAGHFHYSEVSFYSKEFYSESYAVLRDGIFESIKEAYQKLKPAELIVGKAMVKEAGVNRSLSAYLANPELERKTFSDNIDREMLQLTVSISGVPIGFVNWYGVHPTNITFDNRLISSDNKGIASLLAESEAKKQGLNDFVAIFAQANEGDVSPNLNLDNTGPGKDMYDSSFIIGKRQFLASQEILKSEGKRLSGGISFTQRFIDMSKHPVSSEFSGTGKAEITCPSAYGYSFAAGSTEEGGGHWLFHEGMTNQNRRFYIDWIARFMLQSPSQELRECQNPKAVLFPMGETKPIPSLPQILPYGLATVGNLTILVLPHEVTTMSSRRLKKEVQSVLKEGASEIVLSGLTNDFSGYITTPEEYSTQNYEGGHTLHGPQSLNALRQEFHKMSLELKSGIPAPATTLMPLDLSDRVHPLKIPSADVVSNKPQNIIQPNAETYQKGGVISCRVASAHPNVGYPKVFSYLWVETLDGATWKRIRSDADFDTKFIYQKKGLWGKNEESLELLWETSAETKSGEYRLVHEGMYLSADGKRNHYRIECPNFRIGERGI; from the coding sequence ATGCACTTTCGAATTTCACTTATTGTTCTCTTTTGTTTCACACTTTCTCTCCATTCCGAAGAGAAACCAGTCTATTCAGCCGCGATGGCAAAAAAAGACATCACAGGACCGTCTGTTGGTGTTATGTTTTGGGGTTATGCGAGAGAAGACCAAACTGGGCTTGGGATTCACACGAGGCAGTATGCTCGTTCCCTAGTCATTCGAGACCAAAGTTCCAAAAAACTGTTAGCTTATGTGACTGCTGAGGTAGGAGGAATTCCTTTTGAAATCCAAAGAGATGTTGTCAAAAGGCTTCAGTTGGAATTAGATCCTTCGTTTAACTATGGTAATGTGTTAATCAATGCATCACATACACACAGTGGTCCAGCGGGACATTTTCACTATTCTGAAGTTTCTTTTTATTCAAAAGAATTTTATTCAGAATCTTATGCGGTTCTTAGAGATGGAATTTTTGAATCAATTAAAGAAGCTTATCAAAAATTAAAACCTGCAGAATTGATCGTCGGCAAAGCTATGGTGAAGGAAGCGGGTGTTAACCGGAGCCTTTCTGCCTATCTAGCCAACCCGGAATTGGAAAGAAAAACTTTCTCGGATAATATTGATCGGGAAATGCTCCAACTAACAGTATCTATATCTGGAGTTCCAATTGGATTTGTAAATTGGTATGGTGTACATCCAACCAATATTACTTTTGACAATCGTCTTATTTCTTCAGATAACAAAGGGATTGCATCCTTACTGGCAGAGTCAGAAGCCAAAAAACAAGGTTTAAACGATTTTGTTGCGATTTTTGCTCAAGCAAACGAAGGTGATGTTTCACCCAATCTTAATTTAGATAACACCGGTCCAGGAAAGGACATGTATGACAGTAGTTTTATCATAGGCAAAAGACAATTTTTAGCAAGCCAAGAGATTTTGAAATCAGAAGGCAAACGATTGTCAGGTGGCATTTCATTCACGCAACGGTTTATTGATATGAGTAAACACCCTGTCAGTAGCGAATTTTCTGGGACTGGTAAAGCAGAAATCACATGTCCTTCTGCCTATGGATATTCATTTGCTGCTGGTTCTACTGAAGAAGGAGGAGGGCATTGGTTGTTCCACGAAGGTATGACAAACCAAAATCGTAGATTTTATATTGATTGGATTGCAAGGTTTATGTTGCAGTCTCCTTCTCAAGAATTGAGGGAATGTCAAAATCCGAAAGCTGTTCTATTTCCTATGGGAGAGACAAAACCCATTCCAAGTCTTCCGCAAATTTTGCCTTATGGACTTGCAACAGTTGGAAATTTAACGATTTTGGTTTTGCCACATGAAGTCACAACAATGTCGAGTCGAAGATTAAAAAAAGAAGTTCAGTCTGTATTAAAAGAAGGTGCTTCAGAAATTGTATTGTCTGGATTGACAAACGATTTTTCAGGATACATCACAACACCGGAAGAATATTCTACACAAAACTATGAAGGTGGTCATACCTTACATGGACCTCAAAGTTTAAATGCTCTAAGACAAGAGTTTCATAAAATGTCATTGGAATTGAAAAGTGGTATTCCAGCACCTGCTACGACACTTATGCCATTGGATTTATCTGATCGAGTTCATCCTTTAAAAATTCCTTCTGCTGATGTGGTTTCAAATAAACCTCAAAATATCATCCAACCTAACGCAGAGACGTATCAAAAAGGTGGTGTGATCTCTTGTCGAGTGGCCTCTGCACATCCCAATGTTGGGTATCCAAAAGTTTTTTCCTATCTTTGGGTTGAGACTCTTGATGGTGCAACTTGGAAGCGGATTCGTTCCGACGCAGATTTTGATACAAAATTTATTTATCAAAAAAAGGGTCTTTGGGGTAAAAATGAAGAAAGTTTAGAATTACTTTGGGAAACAAGTGCTGAAACCAAATCCGGTGAATACCGCTTAGTTCACGAAGGAATGTATCTCAGTGCTGATGGAAAAAGAAATCATTACCGTATAGAGTGTCCAAACTTTCGAATTGGAGAAAGAGGAATATAA
- a CDS encoding SDR family NAD(P)-dependent oxidoreductase, with product MSEFYRDEWVWITGASSGIGKELVSQAYQQKAKVLLASRKTKDLEALAKELHLEKGRYAVEKLDLEDYKSTAGFAKRCLQKYGIPKVVIHNGGISQRSLTKETNLITLEKIMKTNFYGAAEMTRAMIPEILGKKDVHFAVISSVAGKIGSPLRSAYSASKFALVGFFHSLRSEEEKSGIFVTMVYPGFIQTNISKNALKGDGSSTGTMDSVIAAGLPVQLCAHRILHAVANKQREVVIAGIKEKFGLFLQTVYPSLFFKMIQNAKVR from the coding sequence ATGAGCGAATTTTACCGAGATGAATGGGTTTGGATTACGGGAGCTTCTTCTGGAATTGGAAAAGAATTAGTTTCCCAAGCCTACCAACAAAAAGCAAAGGTTCTCCTTGCTTCTCGTAAAACGAAGGACCTAGAAGCTTTGGCAAAAGAACTTCATTTAGAAAAAGGTCGTTATGCTGTCGAAAAATTAGATTTAGAAGATTATAAATCTACCGCAGGTTTTGCCAAACGTTGTTTGCAAAAGTATGGGATACCAAAAGTAGTAATTCATAATGGTGGGATCAGTCAAAGGTCTTTGACGAAAGAAACAAATTTAATTACTTTAGAAAAGATTATGAAGACCAATTTTTATGGGGCCGCGGAAATGACACGCGCAATGATCCCGGAAATATTGGGGAAAAAAGATGTTCATTTTGCCGTCATTTCAAGTGTTGCTGGGAAAATTGGTAGTCCACTTCGATCTGCTTATTCTGCCTCCAAATTCGCGTTAGTTGGTTTTTTTCATTCTTTACGTTCGGAGGAAGAGAAGTCTGGAATTTTTGTGACAATGGTATACCCTGGTTTTATTCAAACAAATATTTCAAAGAATGCACTCAAAGGTGACGGATCTTCGACAGGCACAATGGACTCCGTAATTGCAGCTGGTTTGCCTGTTCAGTTATGTGCCCATAGGATTTTACATGCAGTTGCAAATAAACAGCGTGAAGTTGTCATAGCAGGTATTAAAGAAAAATTTGGATTGTTTTTACAAACAGTATATCCTTCATTATTTTTTAAAATGATTCAAAATGCAAAAGTAAGGTAA
- a CDS encoding HAD-IC family P-type ATPase, with product MLLEYLNVNSIHILPKANTWDDISQELLRKVENDPIKEDLQNRLGTMPDSLFGSLGPHILIPHFRSIHIKTPEVFLFLIPKGIHLGERLVHLVLFQMIPETQPSLHLRLLHGLSSLLPQIFDELLNCDTESKVLSVVQRGESEMKPSYKNLNQSQIEFELQTNLQNGLSHSEAKNRLKTFGKNAIENEKSAPIIWKFFKSFFSLFAILLWVATALCFVPGVDMPELGVAIFIVVVINGIFSFFQESKSDHAVEALRKLLAQECPVVRDGETTTVPADEIVPGDLIVLSEGDIVPADCRIIESEDVEVDNSSLTGESTSARRYKSDSEIVLEGKFLWLEMPNILFAGSSLIKGKSKAIVFGTGQSTEIGQIEGITSKIKREESPLQKQLKQTVISISLFAFVIGILFLFLGYMVAGLSFVQAFIFFIGIFVANVPEGLLPTVTLSLALGVSRMAKKNAILKDLSSVETLGCTTVICSDKTGTLTQNQMRVIEVYFDSKSYTPQELETKEGNQIFLSCGYHCNNAVLDPKPMGDPTELALLYLSQGRITNVNGKRIHTNAFESVRKRMSVVIQGDNFTTAYAKGGPVEILSVCTHVYENGSVVPLDEDKRLKLKNASDFSAGQGYRVLSFAYKLLDDNLSPSILDSVESSMVYLGHCCLADPIRPKVPDAISKCHTAGIRILMITGDHPLTAESVGKSIGIGGESPVVITGAQLDKMNDVALKEWIRKGEPIFARVSPSQKLRIVTMLQELGEIVAVTGDGVNDGPALKKADIGIAMGKRGTEVAKEAARMIIVDDDFATIADAIEEGRGVFDNIRKFSSYVLNSNPQELIPFLLWALIPGFPLLMTVMGVLAVDVGTDLIPAMGLGAEPPEKGIMYRPPRNRNEKLISIRFILRSYLVEGMILFLSCFATYFYFVYTECNGILPLSPKGLNMANASPLYLQSLTAFFFPTITVQIANVLCKRSRTESIFQIDLFSNRIIWVGILFSFFLCGIFFYTDLSSVYYFAPIPLHVYLFAFHGTAVMIVYNETVKYFRRKKLRLN from the coding sequence ATGCTTCTCGAATATCTAAATGTAAATTCGATTCACATTCTTCCAAAGGCAAATACTTGGGACGATATAAGCCAAGAGTTATTAAGGAAAGTCGAAAACGATCCAATAAAGGAAGATTTACAAAATCGGTTGGGGACTATGCCGGACAGTTTGTTCGGTAGCCTCGGCCCACATATTCTAATCCCTCATTTCCGCTCCATTCATATTAAAACGCCTGAAGTTTTTTTGTTTTTAATCCCGAAAGGAATTCATTTAGGCGAGCGTTTAGTCCATTTGGTTCTATTTCAAATGATTCCGGAAACGCAACCTTCGCTTCACCTAAGATTGTTACATGGCCTTTCTTCACTTTTGCCACAGATTTTTGATGAACTATTAAATTGTGATACAGAGTCAAAGGTGTTATCGGTTGTTCAACGTGGCGAATCCGAGATGAAGCCTAGTTACAAAAACCTAAACCAATCGCAAATTGAATTTGAGCTACAGACAAATTTGCAAAATGGTCTTAGCCATTCAGAAGCAAAAAATCGATTAAAAACATTCGGAAAAAATGCAATAGAAAACGAAAAATCAGCACCGATCATTTGGAAATTTTTTAAAAGTTTTTTTAGTTTATTTGCGATTCTACTTTGGGTTGCGACAGCTCTTTGTTTTGTGCCTGGTGTGGACATGCCTGAATTGGGTGTCGCTATTTTTATAGTTGTTGTCATTAATGGAATTTTTTCATTTTTTCAAGAATCTAAATCGGATCATGCAGTAGAAGCCTTACGTAAGTTATTGGCCCAAGAATGTCCTGTGGTAAGAGATGGAGAAACCACTACAGTCCCAGCCGATGAAATTGTTCCTGGTGATTTGATTGTTCTATCTGAAGGAGACATTGTTCCTGCAGATTGTCGTATCATCGAATCAGAAGATGTTGAAGTTGATAATTCATCTTTAACAGGTGAATCTACTTCTGCAAGGCGTTATAAATCAGATAGCGAAATTGTTTTGGAAGGAAAGTTTCTTTGGTTGGAAATGCCAAATATACTTTTTGCTGGTAGTTCCTTGATTAAAGGGAAATCAAAGGCAATTGTTTTTGGTACAGGACAATCGACTGAGATCGGACAGATTGAAGGCATCACTTCAAAAATCAAAAGAGAAGAGAGCCCTTTACAAAAACAACTAAAACAAACAGTAATCTCTATTTCGCTGTTTGCCTTTGTCATAGGAATTTTATTTCTCTTTTTAGGGTATATGGTCGCTGGACTTAGTTTTGTTCAGGCATTTATTTTTTTTATAGGAATTTTTGTGGCCAATGTTCCTGAAGGTTTACTTCCGACAGTCACACTTTCTCTTGCGTTAGGTGTTTCTAGGATGGCCAAAAAAAATGCCATTCTCAAAGACTTATCTAGTGTAGAAACCTTGGGTTGTACAACTGTGATTTGTTCCGATAAAACAGGTACCTTAACTCAAAACCAAATGCGAGTGATCGAAGTTTATTTTGATTCAAAATCATACACACCGCAAGAATTAGAGACAAAAGAAGGGAATCAAATATTTCTAAGTTGTGGTTATCATTGCAATAATGCAGTTTTAGATCCTAAGCCTATGGGTGATCCAACAGAGCTTGCATTGTTATATTTATCTCAAGGTCGAATCACAAATGTAAATGGAAAAAGAATTCATACAAATGCCTTCGAGTCAGTGAGAAAAAGAATGAGCGTAGTAATTCAAGGAGACAACTTTACGACTGCGTATGCAAAAGGAGGCCCGGTTGAAATATTATCTGTTTGCACTCACGTTTATGAAAATGGTTCAGTGGTTCCTTTGGATGAGGACAAAAGGTTAAAATTAAAGAATGCTTCTGATTTTTCTGCAGGCCAAGGTTATAGAGTACTTTCATTCGCTTATAAATTGTTAGATGATAATCTTTCTCCTTCTATTTTAGATTCAGTTGAATCCTCTATGGTGTATTTGGGACATTGTTGTCTTGCAGATCCAATTCGTCCCAAAGTGCCTGATGCGATTTCTAAATGTCATACTGCAGGAATTCGAATTCTGATGATCACTGGTGACCATCCATTAACTGCTGAATCGGTAGGTAAATCCATCGGGATTGGAGGGGAGTCACCCGTTGTGATCACTGGTGCGCAATTAGATAAAATGAATGACGTTGCATTAAAAGAGTGGATCCGCAAAGGAGAGCCTATATTTGCTCGAGTTTCGCCATCACAGAAACTAAGGATTGTGACAATGTTGCAAGAGTTAGGTGAAATTGTGGCTGTCACTGGAGACGGTGTCAACGATGGCCCCGCCCTGAAAAAAGCTGACATTGGAATTGCGATGGGAAAAAGAGGAACCGAGGTAGCAAAAGAGGCAGCAAGAATGATTATTGTTGATGATGATTTTGCAACGATAGCCGATGCCATCGAAGAAGGAAGAGGTGTGTTTGATAACATCAGAAAGTTTTCATCGTACGTTTTGAACTCAAATCCTCAAGAGCTCATTCCATTTTTACTCTGGGCATTGATTCCTGGATTTCCACTCCTTATGACTGTGATGGGTGTTCTTGCTGTTGACGTGGGAACCGATTTGATTCCAGCAATGGGGCTTGGAGCAGAACCACCAGAAAAAGGGATTATGTACCGGCCGCCTAGGAATCGAAATGAAAAGTTGATTTCGATTCGATTTATTCTTAGGTCTTATCTCGTAGAAGGAATGATTTTGTTTTTATCATGTTTTGCGACGTATTTCTATTTTGTTTATACAGAGTGTAATGGCATTTTGCCTCTTTCGCCTAAAGGTTTGAATATGGCGAATGCAAGTCCATTATACCTTCAATCTTTAACTGCATTCTTTTTTCCAACGATCACAGTTCAAATTGCCAATGTTCTTTGTAAACGATCCAGAACGGAATCCATATTTCAAATAGACCTCTTTTCTAATCGAATCATTTGGGTTGGAATTTTATTTTCCTTCTTTTTATGTGGGATATTCTTTTATACAGATCTAAGTTCTGTTTATTATTTTGCACCAATTCCTTTGCACGTATATCTTTTTGCATTTCATGGAACTGCAGTTATGATTGTTTATAACGAAACAGTTAAATATTTTCGCAGAAAAAAACTTAGATTGAATTAG